From Diospyros lotus cultivar Yz01 chromosome 4, ASM1463336v1, whole genome shotgun sequence, a single genomic window includes:
- the LOC127800272 gene encoding uncharacterized protein LOC127800272, with amino-acid sequence MEVSMEVEDDAFFADLSKQISLLIMDDDDDDHEHPIRAHCPSVSLQALSRAIQPTAQPPFSLYQQPWGRADQSKGTGVFIPQSSHPRRRNRPAKLSSSRAKLHRQLLPADNSRGLLPHASNYNTNFPTSFTSSKP; translated from the exons ATGGAAGTGTCCATGGAAGTTGAAGATGATGCCTTCTTTGCAGACTTGAGCAAGCAAATCTCCCTTCTTATCATggatgacgacgacgacgatcATGAGCACCCCATTCGTGCCCATTGCCCCTCGGTTTCTCTCCAG GCTTTGTCTAGAGCAATCCAGCCGACAGCACAGCCGCCATTCTCCTTGTATCAGCAACCATGGGGGAGAGCAGATCAAAGCAAAGGGACTGGAGTGTTTATTCCCCAGTCGTCTCATCCAAGAAGGAGGAACAGGCCAGCAAAGCTCAGCTCTTCCAGGGCCAAGCTCCATCGGCAGCTTCTCCCAGCTGATAACTCAAGAGGCCTTCTTCCCCATGCATCTAACTATAACACCAACTTTCCAACCTCTTTCACTTCTTCCAAaccctag